Proteins found in one Mustela lutreola isolate mMusLut2 chromosome 12, mMusLut2.pri, whole genome shotgun sequence genomic segment:
- the TRMO gene encoding tRNA (adenine(37)-N6)-methyltransferase isoform X1, with protein sequence MRVLEEPGPQPTATGCGCVKPALETGNLLTEPIGYLESCFSAKNGTPRQPSICSHSRACLRIRKSIFNNPEHSLMGLEQFSHVWILFVFHKNGHLSCKAKVQPPRLNGIKTGVFSTRSPHRPNAIGLTLAKLEKVEGGAIYLSGIDMIHGTPVLDIKPYIAEYDSPQNLIQPLQDFNLQNNQYKSQNTFQSDGKTNHYDQRQLSRCDKPQACSHTKEKPKCEDGTSGTNYMKHDNSTKIQQNSPQPREIAADLGVESRSDQSLSVAEEQIGSNCPGKSFSEEGTEKRLKRGKEAVVAQGNSAEMQPVVRQCPSRMAGAAHCSAVPDWVREAPVAPLEVRFTPHAETDLEHLSSEDGSQPSFKYFQSAEEARHAIEAVLSADPRSVYRRKLCQDRLFYFTVDIAHITCWFGDGFAEVLRIKPASEPIQMTDPEESLVSLGSNLSRRRKRHNTLYPA encoded by the exons ATGCGTGTGTTGGAAGAGCCGGGGCCTCAGCCCACGGCGACCGGGTGTGGGTGCGTGAAGCCGGCTCTGGAAACAG GGAATCTTTTAACTGAGCCAATTGGCTACTTGGAATCCTGTTTCTCAGCCAAGAATGGTACTCCAAGGCAGCCGTCTATTTGTAGCCATTCACGGGCTTGTTTGAGAATTAGAAAGAGCATCTTTAATAATCCTGAACATTCTTTGATGGGTTTAGAACAGTTTTCTCATGTGTG gattttgtttgtttttcacaaaaATGGTCATTTGAGCTGTAAGGCAAAAGTGCAGCCTCCTAGGCTGAATGGCATCAAGACTGGAGTTTTCTCCACAAGGAGCCCACATCGTCCCAATGCGATAGGACTGACCCTGGCCAAACTGGAAAAGGTAGAAG GTGGAGCTATATATCTTTCTGGAATTGACATGATTCATGGCACACCTGTCCTAGACATAAAGCCCTACATAGCTGAGTATGACTCCCCACAAAATTTGATTCAGCCTCTACAGGACTTTAATTTACAGAATAACCAATATAAATCCCAAAACACATTCCAGTCTGATGGCAAGACTAACCACTATGACCAGCGACAGCTCTCAAGGTGTGATAAACCACAAGCCTGTAGTCACACTAaggaaaaacctaaatgtgaagATGGAACTTCAGGAACAAACTACATGAAACATGATAACTCAACAAAAATCCAGCAAAACTCCCCTCAGCCCAGGGAAATAGCAGCAGATTTGGGTGTAGAATCAAGAAGTGATCAgagtctgagtgtggcagaagaACAAATTGGCTCAAATTGTCCGGGGAAGAGCTTTTCAGAGGAAGGTACAGAAAAGAGGctaaagagagggaaggaagcagtggTTGCACAAGGAAACAGTGCGGAGATGCAGCCGGTGGTTCGTCAGTGTCCTTCCAGGATGGCTGGTGCAGCCCACTGCAGCGCGGTCCCTGACTGGGTTAGAGAGGCCCCTGTGGCCCCCTTGGAAGTCCGCTTCACTCCTCATGCAGAGACGGACCTCGAGCACCTCAGTTCAGAAG ATGGCAGTCAGCCTTCATTTAAGTATTTCCAATCAGCAGAGGAAGCAAGGCATGCCATTGAGGCTGTGCTGTCAGCCGACCCTCGGTCTGTGTATCGACGGAAGCTCTGCCAGGACCGCCTTTTCTACTTTACTGTAGACATAGCACATATTACTTGCTGGTTTGGTGATGGCTTTGCAGAGGTTCTAAGGATCAAGCCAGCTTCAGAGCCTATTCAGATGACTGACCCCGAGGAGTCCTTGGTATCTCTGGGATC GAACTtgtccagaagaagaaagagacacaaTACTCTGTACCCTGCATAA
- the TRMO gene encoding tRNA (adenine(37)-N6)-methyltransferase isoform X3, with product MRVLEEPGPQPTATGCGCVKPALETGGAIYLSGIDMIHGTPVLDIKPYIAEYDSPQNLIQPLQDFNLQNNQYKSQNTFQSDGKTNHYDQRQLSRCDKPQACSHTKEKPKCEDGTSGTNYMKHDNSTKIQQNSPQPREIAADLGVESRSDQSLSVAEEQIGSNCPGKSFSEEGTEKRLKRGKEAVVAQGNSAEMQPVVRQCPSRMAGAAHCSAVPDWVREAPVAPLEVRFTPHAETDLEHLSSEDGSQPSFKYFQSAEEARHAIEAVLSADPRSVYRRKLCQDRLFYFTVDIAHITCWFGDGFAEVLRIKPASEPIQMTDPEESLVSLGSNLSRRRKRHNTLYPA from the exons ATGCGTGTGTTGGAAGAGCCGGGGCCTCAGCCCACGGCGACCGGGTGTGGGTGCGTGAAGCCGGCTCTGGAAACAG GTGGAGCTATATATCTTTCTGGAATTGACATGATTCATGGCACACCTGTCCTAGACATAAAGCCCTACATAGCTGAGTATGACTCCCCACAAAATTTGATTCAGCCTCTACAGGACTTTAATTTACAGAATAACCAATATAAATCCCAAAACACATTCCAGTCTGATGGCAAGACTAACCACTATGACCAGCGACAGCTCTCAAGGTGTGATAAACCACAAGCCTGTAGTCACACTAaggaaaaacctaaatgtgaagATGGAACTTCAGGAACAAACTACATGAAACATGATAACTCAACAAAAATCCAGCAAAACTCCCCTCAGCCCAGGGAAATAGCAGCAGATTTGGGTGTAGAATCAAGAAGTGATCAgagtctgagtgtggcagaagaACAAATTGGCTCAAATTGTCCGGGGAAGAGCTTTTCAGAGGAAGGTACAGAAAAGAGGctaaagagagggaaggaagcagtggTTGCACAAGGAAACAGTGCGGAGATGCAGCCGGTGGTTCGTCAGTGTCCTTCCAGGATGGCTGGTGCAGCCCACTGCAGCGCGGTCCCTGACTGGGTTAGAGAGGCCCCTGTGGCCCCCTTGGAAGTCCGCTTCACTCCTCATGCAGAGACGGACCTCGAGCACCTCAGTTCAGAAG ATGGCAGTCAGCCTTCATTTAAGTATTTCCAATCAGCAGAGGAAGCAAGGCATGCCATTGAGGCTGTGCTGTCAGCCGACCCTCGGTCTGTGTATCGACGGAAGCTCTGCCAGGACCGCCTTTTCTACTTTACTGTAGACATAGCACATATTACTTGCTGGTTTGGTGATGGCTTTGCAGAGGTTCTAAGGATCAAGCCAGCTTCAGAGCCTATTCAGATGACTGACCCCGAGGAGTCCTTGGTATCTCTGGGATC GAACTtgtccagaagaagaaagagacacaaTACTCTGTACCCTGCATAA
- the TRMO gene encoding tRNA (adenine(37)-N6)-methyltransferase isoform X2, with protein sequence MWDSIPGLWDHNLNRRILFVFHKNGHLSCKAKVQPPRLNGIKTGVFSTRSPHRPNAIGLTLAKLEKVEGGAIYLSGIDMIHGTPVLDIKPYIAEYDSPQNLIQPLQDFNLQNNQYKSQNTFQSDGKTNHYDQRQLSRCDKPQACSHTKEKPKCEDGTSGTNYMKHDNSTKIQQNSPQPREIAADLGVESRSDQSLSVAEEQIGSNCPGKSFSEEGTEKRLKRGKEAVVAQGNSAEMQPVVRQCPSRMAGAAHCSAVPDWVREAPVAPLEVRFTPHAETDLEHLSSEDGSQPSFKYFQSAEEARHAIEAVLSADPRSVYRRKLCQDRLFYFTVDIAHITCWFGDGFAEVLRIKPASEPIQMTDPEESLVSLGSNLSRRRKRHNTLYPA encoded by the exons atgtgggactcaatcccaggactctgggatcataacctgaaccgaag gattttgtttgtttttcacaaaaATGGTCATTTGAGCTGTAAGGCAAAAGTGCAGCCTCCTAGGCTGAATGGCATCAAGACTGGAGTTTTCTCCACAAGGAGCCCACATCGTCCCAATGCGATAGGACTGACCCTGGCCAAACTGGAAAAGGTAGAAG GTGGAGCTATATATCTTTCTGGAATTGACATGATTCATGGCACACCTGTCCTAGACATAAAGCCCTACATAGCTGAGTATGACTCCCCACAAAATTTGATTCAGCCTCTACAGGACTTTAATTTACAGAATAACCAATATAAATCCCAAAACACATTCCAGTCTGATGGCAAGACTAACCACTATGACCAGCGACAGCTCTCAAGGTGTGATAAACCACAAGCCTGTAGTCACACTAaggaaaaacctaaatgtgaagATGGAACTTCAGGAACAAACTACATGAAACATGATAACTCAACAAAAATCCAGCAAAACTCCCCTCAGCCCAGGGAAATAGCAGCAGATTTGGGTGTAGAATCAAGAAGTGATCAgagtctgagtgtggcagaagaACAAATTGGCTCAAATTGTCCGGGGAAGAGCTTTTCAGAGGAAGGTACAGAAAAGAGGctaaagagagggaaggaagcagtggTTGCACAAGGAAACAGTGCGGAGATGCAGCCGGTGGTTCGTCAGTGTCCTTCCAGGATGGCTGGTGCAGCCCACTGCAGCGCGGTCCCTGACTGGGTTAGAGAGGCCCCTGTGGCCCCCTTGGAAGTCCGCTTCACTCCTCATGCAGAGACGGACCTCGAGCACCTCAGTTCAGAAG ATGGCAGTCAGCCTTCATTTAAGTATTTCCAATCAGCAGAGGAAGCAAGGCATGCCATTGAGGCTGTGCTGTCAGCCGACCCTCGGTCTGTGTATCGACGGAAGCTCTGCCAGGACCGCCTTTTCTACTTTACTGTAGACATAGCACATATTACTTGCTGGTTTGGTGATGGCTTTGCAGAGGTTCTAAGGATCAAGCCAGCTTCAGAGCCTATTCAGATGACTGACCCCGAGGAGTCCTTGGTATCTCTGGGATC GAACTtgtccagaagaagaaagagacacaaTACTCTGTACCCTGCATAA
- the TRMO gene encoding tRNA (adenine(37)-N6)-methyltransferase isoform X4, whose protein sequence is MIHGTPVLDIKPYIAEYDSPQNLIQPLQDFNLQNNQYKSQNTFQSDGKTNHYDQRQLSRCDKPQACSHTKEKPKCEDGTSGTNYMKHDNSTKIQQNSPQPREIAADLGVESRSDQSLSVAEEQIGSNCPGKSFSEEGTEKRLKRGKEAVVAQGNSAEMQPVVRQCPSRMAGAAHCSAVPDWVREAPVAPLEVRFTPHAETDLEHLSSEDGSQPSFKYFQSAEEARHAIEAVLSADPRSVYRRKLCQDRLFYFTVDIAHITCWFGDGFAEVLRIKPASEPIQMTDPEESLVSLGSNLSRRRKRHNTLYPA, encoded by the exons ATGATTCATGGCACACCTGTCCTAGACATAAAGCCCTACATAGCTGAGTATGACTCCCCACAAAATTTGATTCAGCCTCTACAGGACTTTAATTTACAGAATAACCAATATAAATCCCAAAACACATTCCAGTCTGATGGCAAGACTAACCACTATGACCAGCGACAGCTCTCAAGGTGTGATAAACCACAAGCCTGTAGTCACACTAaggaaaaacctaaatgtgaagATGGAACTTCAGGAACAAACTACATGAAACATGATAACTCAACAAAAATCCAGCAAAACTCCCCTCAGCCCAGGGAAATAGCAGCAGATTTGGGTGTAGAATCAAGAAGTGATCAgagtctgagtgtggcagaagaACAAATTGGCTCAAATTGTCCGGGGAAGAGCTTTTCAGAGGAAGGTACAGAAAAGAGGctaaagagagggaaggaagcagtggTTGCACAAGGAAACAGTGCGGAGATGCAGCCGGTGGTTCGTCAGTGTCCTTCCAGGATGGCTGGTGCAGCCCACTGCAGCGCGGTCCCTGACTGGGTTAGAGAGGCCCCTGTGGCCCCCTTGGAAGTCCGCTTCACTCCTCATGCAGAGACGGACCTCGAGCACCTCAGTTCAGAAG ATGGCAGTCAGCCTTCATTTAAGTATTTCCAATCAGCAGAGGAAGCAAGGCATGCCATTGAGGCTGTGCTGTCAGCCGACCCTCGGTCTGTGTATCGACGGAAGCTCTGCCAGGACCGCCTTTTCTACTTTACTGTAGACATAGCACATATTACTTGCTGGTTTGGTGATGGCTTTGCAGAGGTTCTAAGGATCAAGCCAGCTTCAGAGCCTATTCAGATGACTGACCCCGAGGAGTCCTTGGTATCTCTGGGATC GAACTtgtccagaagaagaaagagacacaaTACTCTGTACCCTGCATAA